ttcattcgaggaTATCCGCAGGGGGGTGGCAGTCGGCCAGATGTTTTTTAACTGTACGGTAACATTcgttatgtgtatatataataataataataattttacaccGGGGCCGTAAAACCGAAAGGGTTGATGAGAACGAGGGTAAGTGACAATATAATtttaacacacacacacacacacacataccttctgtgtagaaaatattattcatacaCAAACGGGAGAAAAGCGCGAATATTCTTACGGTAGAATTTCTACGTCAAGACTCTAAAATTGAGTTAACGAACTTAACCGCAACTTTTACGATCGGGCGTCGTCAACTTGCTCCTATAATAAACTAAACTGAGAACAACGATCGTTTAGTTAATTATCGTCGCGGGATACGACGtggttattatatatatatatacatacacatatatatgtatacccattcGAGAAGCGAACAACAATTCCCAAGTATTTTCTTACCATTATATAATAACGCATGAAacaaattcgaataaattagctctatattttatttattcggtgTGCGCCGCGAACTCGCCACCGCAAAAttaagggggagggggggggtggtaaTCGCCGTAGTTTTCACGAGTCGATTTTGCGGTCTTACTCTTCgggggcgaagaaaaaattcgtgcCGCGAACGCGACGCGCGCTCGCACGCGCACTCAGGTCGAACAAATTGTCGAGACGTTCGAAGCTCATACTCggttatttatgtacatttttattcccgCTCCTATTTCGGGTTGGGTTCATCATCCACCGTCCCTTATTTATCATCGGACGTTTTAACGTAGCGCGAtcccgatgacgatgataataatattatacacgatataataaattcaatgaaaacaaTTATTGTCGCATTGGCGTTTGATTGAATCAATATAGATTAGCACATGAAAGGGAAGTTCTCTTGAAATTCTGGATCTCACCCCAAAGTTTATCTCTTGGATCTACGATCTCGGCGACAcacgcgttattattatatactatacatatatatatatatacggaggtACAGGACGTACGGGGGCACTTGCCAGCTCCCATGATGCCCCGGGGGCAGGGTTGACTAACTAAATACCGAGTTGTTCCCGAACCGAAACCCAAACCCGGAGCTAAACCTCAACCGAAACCACCCCTACGACCAAATCCAAGCTTAAATCTAGATGCGAATCCTCCTACGATTCTAACGCTACCGTGCTTGAGCTCTCCGTTAACGGGCATCCGCGCGCAGTCGAGTCAACTGTCTAAACACTGGAAATTCGGCATAAACGCGACACTCGGAATAATTATCGCTTTGTAAATGGCCCGACTTCGGAGGTGGGgtggaatatgaaaaaatagaaaaaaaaaagaaagaaagaaagaaaaaccgaataaataaacatcaCGCCGCACGCGCTCGagtatcgaatatttttcgcatCGTTCGCAACTTCGGACCGTACCGCTATagttttttcgtgaaaaacgCGTTCAACTTTCGACGGGGACGTCaattttcgttattaatttttttcgcccgtgtaaagaaaagaaaaagtaacaaaataaaataaaataaaataaaataaaaataaaaaaaacaccgaacaaAATGCCCGACGAAatgataaggaaaaaaattatcagttGGATATTTTGAAAAGTCGTTTGTCCGGTCGgttccgtctctttttttcattcgcttatcggttagggttttttttttttttttttttcttcctattttcgGACAAAATGTTCTACAGAAGACAAGACTATTTTTACAGACTGACGAAATCTTTCCCGTTGCTCAGATACATTGATCTCTACGATCCCCAGGTAATTATTAAAACAGAATGAAAGAACGTCCTTGTTTCCCTGACATGCGATTACTGGATTAAAatccgtcgttttttttgttttttttttctaaccttCAACAGTCATTCATTCGCGAAAATGTTTTGGACAATCTGGTCGTCTGCATGCTCGTTTATTGCCTGTTTTATATCGGGATCTGGTACGCGGACAGggtaatataattattctacAAAACTAGTTTTgggcattttttcttttttttctttttttaaccTATTTTCCCTGTCTGTGCATCAGGTTATCAAACGGATCGTAAAAATCAACGAACAAATGTGTTCCGCCGTGGCGGACAATAAAGCTGTGAGTTCCCCTAGATCGAATGGAatttgtaaaatgaaaattgtcattttattcaatacaATTAATGACCATTGGATGAATTTAGAAACTAGAGGACTTGATTACACTCAAGAAAAAACGTGTCGAGTACGAGGAAGTCGTTATAAAAACTGTGAGTAGATGATCGgcgtgaaaaaacgaaaaaaaaaaaagaaaaaaaaatcaatcgtctCGAactaaattttagaaaataataaaacaatattTTCACAGAAAGGAATCCAACGTCAgacggaaaaatatttagtGAACGAAGTGAGTTGAcgttgataaaaaatcaagtgaaatttggatttttaccatcgattttaatttctcgttatcatgtaaattttcttccacCATAGTTGGATAAATTAGGGATAGCGTTGACGActaccgagaaaaaaatcggcgagCTTGAGAAGGTATTCAAAAATGTGAGTGTCCTGAAATTCGCGTACGCGTGACTATTTCCGTTTCTGACAATCTCTACGAAATTTCGCGTCCGCTATTTACACGCCTCAGTTTATTTTCAGTGCAAATCCGGTTCACTCGTCGTCCCCCCAGCTAATTCCGCCCCCGACGGAggcgaattatttatcgaaggTGGTGAAATGCGGACGGAAGAAAAGCCGGAAGACGTTAAGGTtgcttgttcttttttttttttttctaagatttaaaaaatccaATAACTCATTTACGCctgcaaagtgaaaaatttcattcgaaaactgaaaaatcccGATCAACGCGTTATCCTCAGATCCTGGAGCCTTCGTTCCCACCGCCGTTGCCGCCGGAACCTCCGCCACGGAAGTACGGAACCTTCGCCGCCAGGCCACCCGGACATCGAGTCACACCGAGATCTCCACTTCCgcctccccccgcccctccaAAAATCGGATTCAAGTTATCAAGCGTCGGCTGACTGCAGCGAAATTTCCGACCACCTCGCCGTCAACgatatcaaaatttcaaacggtCTCCGGGATCGGATCAACCATCGGCGTAAATttaacgattttcaaaatctttccgCGTTCACAAAAGCTCTATTGAACATCGCGCCGATTTTTCTCACGGAAGATTAGTGGCGAGATATTTCTAGgaatcgaacgattctttcttcttcttctttcacctcgcagtaatttcgaaaataaaaattatcgataaaatttcatatcttAGCCATTTTTTTTGGTGCGCGCTTGGGTACATATCCGTGcacataggtgtatacatGCGTAAGTGTACCTACTCTATTACGAAGGTTTGCGTTACCGTTTGGTTTTAAACTTTCACTGTCTCTACTCTCATATTTATTCGCCTCCGATCGGCATGGGGCATACCGATCGCAGTGGTTTCGTATTATACGTTttacccacacacacacacacacgtaaaACTACCTGTGTAAATACGTACACCCGTCTAAAGTAATACATAAACATTATGTATTCGTGTGTTTGGTTCGCAAAGCGAGAGAAGGCGAACTGGTGTTTTCAGCTCATTCATTTCACATCCCAGTCATACTCTGCCTCCGAGACTCGCCGGTTGTTCTCGCCTTATTTCGCTATAAATCCCCGCAAAAATTAAACACCCCCGTTATCAAAgaaactttttgttttctcccgtcccccctcgcccccccggGGTCACGAAAACCGGAAGTATACGTAACAACGATCACGTGCGCAACTTCCCTGCGATCTGATGTTTTCTTCGAAGTGTGTTTTCCGAAGAAAATTCtgataattcgataaataagaTCGTTGGACAATTTttcgtgttgaaaaaaaaaaaagaaataagaaaaaattagaaaagaaaggGGGAAAATGGATACGGGGACGGTGAGACTTGTAATATTTGTTGGTATGTTTCTCGTGTTTGCCGGTGATTACACATCTCTGATGTCAACAATTTTCGGAACTAATGCGGATAAGAACGATACCACCGCATTGAAACGTCGCCAATTATCCGGACCTGGAGTCGTTCCCCAGAAGAGTCAGGATTCGTCGGAGAACGACGTACCTCCGAGCGATGAGATAATcgccgatcaatttttcaaggaaaatggtaagagaaaataaaaaataaaaaaaaataaaaaaatacgcaCGTACTTTGTGGCGCATCGATATTTCATTGGATgaacaaaatgagaaaaggaaTAACGAAATTGTCTGGGAAGAAATATACTCAAATGGCGTTTAATCACAACTTGGATTGTttgtcggtatttttttttttttttttttgcttcttgtTTTTCTCACTATGAAAAACTTATTATCGCCGtttttgaataatgaaaagcGTTTCTAACGTAACACACCTGAACAACCTACGTAACAAACGCGCCGATCGAGGCgattaaaatttatgaaaacggaatgaaaagaaaaaaaggaagtgaaTAAACTAAAAAAGTAACCAATCCGTCGTGTATAGTTAACTAAGTTCAAGGTAACCGAGCGGGAATAATTTTGTCTTAATTACATTTACAATATATACGGAAGGattctatatgtatgtatattatacgaatcTTGATCTTGAGCACAaggtaaaaaagagagaagaaaaaaaaaaatgaataaactgCCAATAAAACTGACATCGCGACCGACAAGAGTCTTCGAACTTCGTGGTTATGCATTAAAATCTAGTACATGggttatacatttttttgattttgcagtaataataaatattgttacgttgcaaaaaaaattctcttacaTAATTTAGCTACATAGGTAATATTCATGATAATATTCATCAAGTGTTTTTTCGAATGTGAATtattttagaagaaaaaaaaaaaatattcatctttCATCGTGATCTTAGATTTGCGGATTTCCTCgattcaaacattttttcttttttttttttttttaaatagccCACGCACGTCGTCACCTCGGAATTATTTTACCTTTATtataacattgaaaaaataaatatatttcgacAAGAATcgtgattcaaaaaaataaaaaagaactttttctttttcatcacaCAATACATGCACTGAAgtgagattcttttttttttttttttttatataaatacacTGCATGGTTTTGAGACGTTTCGGCATTGAAAGACgtcatttaaaaaaagaaaagtgaaaaaaagtaaaaagccCGTGACACATATAAATacgtaataataaatacaacaacgtatataggtacatagatattacatatacatagtatatatgtatattcatttattaatgtACAATGTGTATGTAACATGTATAGCAGATATATGTGTTTACAGTGTGTTCATTTGTACGTGATTCGAACGTTACTGACGTAATTTTGTACTTAACTAAGCTGCTTACTCTTGAATAATGTAACATGTACGTAAATTTATGTACATCATATACATCAAATAGTATTACCTACACGGTTATGTACTTACACAGAACGATCTCAAAGCGCATGCTGTAACGTGTGCTGCAGCACATTCGTGCGTGcagattttgttattttcgatTCGGAGAAAAATTCCGATAATATAAGAATCCAGAAGCTGTATAACGATACAATTCATCGGCTCATccgattcttcttctttttttttttacaggaaTTTCGGCTAAGGCTAAGCTAATGTCCACGATAAAAACTGCTTGTCTTCCGAAATTAATTTGCGAGTTAACAGCGTCGACGAATCAGGATCAGCTAAGTGAAACGGAAAGGTCGTTGCTAAATCTTATCAGGTAAGAATCTATGAAATCACCATAAATTAACAACCACACTTTGCGTCGTTCGAAGGtaatcgaaaattcatttccacgagttacgaaaaatagaaactccGGACTCACCGCAGCCTCCGATTTTCATCGGGCATCGTTCTCTCGCTTCGGTCACCCCGATGTCGTGGGCAAAACaaatatgacaaaaaaaaaaaaaaaaaaacaaaatacgaaaaaat
This region of Athalia rosae chromosome 7, iyAthRosa1.1, whole genome shotgun sequence genomic DNA includes:
- the LOC105691121 gene encoding formin-like protein 2, whose protein sequence is MFYRRQDYFYRLTKSFPLLRYIDLYDPQSFIRENVLDNLVVCMLVYCLFYIGIWYADRVIKRIVKINEQMCSAVADNKAKLEDLITLKKKRVEYEEVVIKTKGIQRQTEKYLVNELDKLGIALTTTEKKIGELEKVFKNCKSGSLVVPPANSAPDGGELFIEGGEMRTEEKPEDVKILEPSFPPPLPPEPPPRKYGTFAARPPGHRVTPRSPLPPPPAPPKIGFKLSSVG
- the LOC105691123 gene encoding uncharacterized protein LOC105691123: MDTGTVRLVIFVGMFLVFAGDYTSLMSTIFGTNADKNDTTALKRRQLSGPGVVPQKSQDSSENDVPPSDEIIADQFFKENGISAKAKLMSTIKTACLPKLICELTASTNQDQLSETERSLLNLIRDTSLSTTAEVASRYHFAAHMGQLISGLEGQGCHNFYPTCPFPGSSVLSMMKKVRLR